A section of the Humulus lupulus chromosome 2, drHumLupu1.1, whole genome shotgun sequence genome encodes:
- the LOC133818907 gene encoding phytochrome-associated serine/threonine-protein phosphatase → MDLDQWISKVKEGQHLLEDELQLLCEYVKEILIEESNVQPVNSPVTVCGDIHGQFHDLMKLFQTGGHVPETNYIFMGDFVDRGYNSLEVFTILLLLKARYPANITLLRGNHESRQLTQVYGFYDECQRKYGNANAWRYCTDVFDYLTLSAIIDGTVLCVHGGLSPDIRTIDQIRVIERNCEIPHEGPFCDLMWSDPEDIETWAVSPRGAGWLFGSRVTSEFNHINNLDLVCRAHQLVQEGLKYMFQDKGLVTVWSAPNYCYRCGNVASILSFNENMEREVKFFTETEENNQMRGPRTGVPYFL, encoded by the exons ATGGATTTGGACCAGTGGATCTCGAAGGTCAAGGAAGGCCAGCATCTTTTGGAGGACGAGCTTCAACTTCTCTGCGAATAC GTTAAAGAGATTTTAATTGAGGAATCCAATGTGCAACCTGTAAATAGTCCAGTCACTGTTTGCGGTGACATTCATGGTCAGTTCCATGATCTAATGAAACTTTTCCAAACCGGTGGTCATGTCCCGGAGACcaattacatatttatg GGTGATTTTGTCGATCGAGGGTACAATAGTCTTGAAGTTTTCACAATTCTTTTGCTTCTTAAAGCTAG ATATCCAGCAAATATAACCCTTTTGCGTGGAAACCATGAAAGCAGGCAACTGACCCAG GTGTATGGTTTTTATGACGAGTGCCAGAGGAAGTATGGAAATGCTAATGCATGGCGGTATTGTACAGATGTTTTTGATTATTTGACGCTTTCAGCAATCATAGATGGCACT GTACTTTGTGTTCATGGCGGTCTTTCTCCTGATATTCGAACAATTGATCAg ATAAGAGTAATTGAGCGAAATTGTGAAATTCCTCATGAGGGGCCATTTTGTGATCTCATGTGGAGTGATCCTGAAGATATTGAAACATGGGCAGTCAGTCCACGTGGAGCAGGTTGGCTCTTTGGGTCCCGAGTCACTTCTGAG TTTAACCACATAAACAATCTCGATCTGGTTTGTCGAGCGCACCAGCTTGTACAAGAAGGCTTGAAGTACATGTTCCAAGACAAAGGCCTTGTTACG GTCTGGTCTGCGCCCAATTACTGTTACCGATGTGGAAACGTGGCTTCTATATTGAGTTTTAACGAGAATATG GAGAGAGAGGTGAAGTTTTTTACCGAAACAGAGGAGAACAACCAGATGAGAGGACCAAGGACAGGAGTTCCGTATTTCTTATAA
- the LOC133815107 gene encoding uncharacterized protein LOC133815107, giving the protein MSYKQWKQLTCTTKYSYISEWRFYRAKKEAMKILEGSVRDQFVIVEDYCKQILATNPGSTTLLKTTMRGGKRYFERVYICLKACKDGFIKGCRPLIGLDGCFLKGYCKGVLLAAVGVDGENSLYPIAYAIVEKENTETWKWFVEILKEDLQVENSSKFTLMSDRPKGLENAMKSLWDGAHVRYCVRHMHSNFKKDFPGLLLKQLLWAAARASTKEEFVKCMKTIKDVNESAYNWLMAKNASEWTRSHFDDSVKCDMVLNNMCESFNSAILEARDKAVVTLLEKIRFWLMVRFCQKRESVNKWRDGISKQIWDLLEKNKEVAKKCHTNRANAFNFQVTHETDGSFVVDLIALTCTCRKFELNGLPCSHAVAAIWKRGLNVLDYVHDYYKKESFIHVYEGVVQPMPSPNKWPSSSNAPILPPPEYKLPGRPKKSRKREVDEPPVGATKSNRHG; this is encoded by the exons ATGTCATACAAGCAATGGAAACAGTTGACTTGCACAaccaaatattcttatatttCTGAATGGAGATTTTACAGAGCAAAGAAAGAAGCTATGAAGATACTTGAAGGAAGTGTTAGAGACCAATTTGTTATTGTGGAGGACTACTGCAAGCAGATTTTGGCAACTAATCCAG GTAGCACAACTTTGTTGAAGACCACCATGAGAGGTGGTAAGAGGTACTTTGAGAGAGTTTACATATGTTTGAAGGCATGCAAGGATGGATTCATAAAGGGGTGTAGGCCTTTGATAGGCTTGGATGGATGTTTTCTTAAAGGATATTGTAAGGGTGTATTGCTTGCAGCTGTAGGAGTGGATGGGGAGAATTCATTGTACCCCATAGCTTATGCAATAGTGGAGAAGGAGAACACAGAGACATGGAAGTGGTTTGTGGAGATATTAAAGGAAGATTTACAAGTTGAAAATTCATCAAAATTCACATTGATGAGTGATAGGCCGAAAGGGTTGGAGAATGCCATGAAATCTTTGTGGGATGGGGCACATGTGCGATATTGTGTGAGACACATGCATTCAAATTTTAAGAAAGATTTTCCTGGTTTATTATTAAAGCAGTTGTTATGGGCAGCTGCTCGAGCTTCCACTAAAGAAGAGTTTGTGAAATGCATGAAAACAATTAAGGATGTTAATGAGAGTGCATATAACTGGTTAATGGCTAAGAATGCATCTGAATGGACAAGATCACATTTTGATGACTCTGTGAAATGTGATATGGTGTTAAACAATATGTGTGAGAGTTTCAACTCCGCTATACTTGAAGCTAGAGACAAGGCTGTTGTCACGCTCCTAGAGAAGATTAGATTCTGGTTGATGGTTAGATTTTGCCAAAAGAGGGAAAGCGTCAACAAATGGAGAGATGGGATTAGCAAGCAGATATGGGATCTCCTTGAGAAAAATAAAGAGGTAGCAAAAAAATGTCACACAAATAGAGCAAATGCATTTAACTTTCAGGTTACTCACGAGACTGATGGGTCCTTTGTGGTAGACCTAATTGCTCTCACATGCACTTGTAGGAAGTTTGAGTTGAATGGTTTGCCTTGTAGTCATGCAGTGGCAGCCATTTGGAAAAGAGGGCTCAATGTGCTAGACTATGTGCATGACTACTACAAGAAAGAGAGCTTCATACATGTGTATGAAGGGGTTGTGCAACCTATGCCAAGTCCGAATAAATGGCCATCTTCAAGCAATGCTCCAATCCTTCCACCTCCCGAATACAAACTTCCTGGTAGACCAAAAAAGTCTAGGAAGAGGGAGGTAGATGAGCCCCCTGTTGGTGCCACAAAATCTAACAGACATGGATAA